cacacctccacccatacacaccacccacccatacacacctccacacctccacccatacacaccaccacccatacacacctccacacctccacccatacacacctccacacctccacccatacacacctccacccatacacaccacccacccatacacacctccacacctccacccatacacacctccacccatacacacctccacccatacacaccaccacccatacacacctccacacctccacccatacacacctccacccatacacaccacccacccatacacacctccacccatacacacctccacccatacacacctccacacctccacacatacacacctccacacctccacccatacacacctccacccatacacacctccacacctCCACCCATACACACCACCCACCCATACACCCCCACTCAGAGTTTATTAATAAGTTTATTGGGGGGTAAATCTGTTCTGTAACTGAAAGGAGGATCTAGTACCTGTTGcttcctctatgctggatataagatgagattgagagggttgggtttggaggttctacgtTCTACGCTAAGTTTTTTTTGTCATTGCacagcgatgatatacagtatatagactgtgtgtgtgtgtgtgtgtgtgtgtaggagcggGTCCAGTTCCTGGAGCAGAGGGTGGTCTCTGTGGCGGAGGAGGGGGCGAGGGAGGCGGCGCTGTTGAGTTTTCAGTTGGAGCAGGTGGGCTGTgaactccagcagctccagagctCAGAGTTACAGCTGCAGGGCCTGGTGGACGAGCTGCACCAGGAGGCCGATGATGAAGTCAAAAAGGCAGAGGACCTGCAGACGGAGCTCCGTGAGGAGGCCCAACTCAGTGCTAAGCAGAAAGAAGACATGAAGAGGAAGCTGGCCAGGTAGAAACAGCAGAGTTGGGTCTGTTgttggatgcaatcaaatcctcacagcagtatagatatataatattgtaaaaaaaaaaaagtcttctctggacagtagagacagttactccattaaaagcagcataaactctttttaatacccttcatTTCAGAATAAAAAGCAGTGAATAAGCAGCTGTGCAATACTTTTGCCTGTATTGTGCATAAGctaaaaatcatgggacaggaactggtattgtgtcccataacttttgtcaGGTCCCATGAAAGCTACagagcactgcactgacttgtgggatatgtgggcggggcaGTCTTTAaaatgctctctctttctctcgttctgaTTGGACAGAAAGTCTCAGGAAGTGGAGGAGCTGCAGGAGGCTAATCATGCTCTGCAGGAGGAGCTGAGCGAGCAGCACAGCGCCCACCGGAGGACGGTAGAGGAACTGCAGCAGGAGAACTCGGGCAGCGTGCAGAAACTCAGAGAGATGGCGGAGCAGTTCGAGTGGCTCTGTGATCAACAGAGAAACTGGATGTGCTGCATCAAACGGTGCGTGAGATCCAGAACATAGAGGAACACATGAGGAAatgatgtagtaacttaaaaacagcgttaaacaaaactaaaatactctgtgaagtatttagatactcttatctggggagctgtttgttaacttgtggtttctgaggctgaaaactctgataaactcatcctgtacaacagaggaaactctcgctcttctatcctttcctggggcgatcctgatgagtgccagtttcatcatcatcatcatttttaatggtctctttGTGGATAATTACATTtggggatactttcaaagttcttgaaattcttcttttcagagtgactgatcttcatttcttcttaaagtcactttttctttatttagttgagtagttgttgcttctcataatatgagatattatacaaatatacaaatacagtTTATTCTATTGTGAGTCACCTATAgggcaccacatcacatttaGTCTTCTAGTGGGCTCTTCTCCGTTAAAGGAACAGGCAGCTAACCGGCACTTCATTAGGTTTACTCACCTGCAGGAGAACACTAACCCTATAAACACCACATCTAATTTACTCTACTAGAAAAAGGCACCTTTCATCAAACTGGCACTTCAAAACAGCACCTTATACTACTGAAAGATCAAAAAATCACCTAGagatggcactcatcaggattcaTTATCAGCATTTCTTGATTTAGAGGCTCATCATCATTATTTATTACAAGATAAGACAGCCTAGTGGCAATCGATCACATTTTTCCACAGTCAATAGGGCACTTTGATccttttttgccactctagaggcaCCTTAACAACATTAAACATGTAAAACCATGGTGGCACTGGGGGCAGTTGCCCCCCAATCTCCCCCATTTAAGTGTTCCAGTGCTGAAATGCTCTCTCAATGTCtcaatttgtgtgtgtatgtgtaattgtgtgtgtgtgtgtgtagttttaagGACTGTCTGTCTGATGAGAAGGAGGCCCTGGTTCTGCAGGTGAAAAGGTTACAGGAGGAATTGGCGGATCTGAAGAAGAACTCTGACTCTGAGGACACAAGTCCAGAAGACCCGGCCACTCACTGCAACAGGTTAGATTTACCACCCACAATGCACTGCAGCAGGATGACTAtgaaacaatcaatcaatcaattaatcaacctttattttgaaaataaggggaagaagcagtctgcatgcctaagTGTATAGATAAAGTCATTCCGTCAGTAACAGCATTAAAGATGGTTGAgactgggtcttccagcatgacaatgacccaaaacactttCACTAATGATTGTAGAAGCGTCTGCAGGACGAGCTGCTGCTTTAATTATTAAACACCTGTGGAGACGGAGGAGATTCAGGATCTACATGGGTAAGATAATATATttggtaatataataataatgtctctctgtgtctcaggtGGGATGTGGAGGTGATGGGGGATCTGCAGGTGGAGGCTGACAGATGGAGAACAAGATACTCTGACCTCTTCAGCAAACTCACTACACAACCGGTACacacctccttgtttctgcacccattatccattattgtttcagctccactgatcatatattttactctgtagttgtataataataatcacagactgtacatttttaatactcagaacccacaggctagaaaaccaccacagagcagctattattattattattattattaataacacattattaagaCTACAACCTGAAAcgatagaactacaaaatgtcctacatgatcagtggagctaaaataaatggataatgggtgtaggtcataatgttatgcttgattatTGTATACTATAATGCTATtatatgcattttatatatagttttatattctAATATGTTGTGTTTAGGGTTCTCAGGGGAAGTGGAATGAAGATGGACATTTAAAGCCTCCATGAAatcatccctccctctctctctctctctctctctctctctctctctctctctctctctctctctctctctctctctctctctgtatttctcatcCTGTCTTTGATGAAGAAGCTTCACACGAAATTAAAGCATATCTGTACACTAAGTTGTGACACAATGTGAGAATAAAATCTGTATATCGTAAATCATTCCATTAATGCTCTCCGTGTGCTTTTTATACTGAACCCCTACTGAAGCCAACTGACACCTATAGATGCCTACTGAccagagtgtctacctgtaattaactctatataacattacaatTAACTCACCTACTAAAAATTGTACTAAAATATCAGTGTTGTCCAGCAGGTGGTGCTGTTTGACCAGTTATATAAACTGGTATAGGGTAGCAGAAAGGTGGTTTTAATTAGagccatgctctctctttctctctctctctctgtctcttttattctctctctctgtgtctctgttttCTCACTCTCTATTAAACTTTCTCTCTCTAGtatctctctttacctctttctttCTGCCCCTTTaaccctctttctttttctcttcttttctctcttactGTTTATGTCTCTCTTagtttctctccctccctctctttctctctctctctctctctctccctccctctctttctctctctctctctctctcttactctctctctctctctctctctctctctctctctcttactctcttctctctctctctctctctctctctctctctctctctctctgttctggagatgttctgatcAGTCATTGTCTAGAACGTCACAGTTTGGTTCTGGTTAGTGTCGTTTTCCTTCTGCAACACATTAAATTCAGAGCTGACTGTTCGCTCGCTgcctaatatatacatataatatacccCCCTGTTACAGGAGccgaatatacagtatatacaaaagcacacacacacacacacactctaacagtGGTCTGGAGGTGTATTTTTAGCAGCCGGTTCTGGTTGTGTTTGTTTGATATGTGGTGTTCCTCTGGTTTATAAAGGAGCCACAATAAACAGAACCTCATCAGAGTGTAACTTTAGTACCAGACCCACCAGAACCCACCGATTCTTTAAAGTGATAGATCAGTTCAGATCAGCTGAAATCGCTCCGGTCCAGGTTTTAGGTTATGCTGGAGCTGTTCTGGCAGTTACTACTCTACCAAATAGTGGACACCATTAAATCAACTTGGGTAGCACAATAACCACCTAGtcactgcatagcaaccacctagcaacatcataacaGCTAATTTTAGCTTAGCTGGTAGTTTTGTTATAGTTTAGCTGGTagtttttgctttagtttttcaGGTAGGTTTGTTGTAGTTGAGCTGATAGTTGTTGTAGTTTAGCCGTTAGTTTTTGTTGTAGTTTAGCTCTTAGCTCGCCTGTCCTGCTGCAGCGGGCCAGAACCGGGCGGGGCAGTCGGGGGGCTCTCGTGCTGTTTGGGGGTTGCCGTGGTAGTGGGGTTGACCTCTGACCCGTGTGGGAAAACAGCAGCAGATGTGAGGGGCGGGTATAATCTGGCACTGCCCGCTCCGCTGAGCGGCATCCTGACCTCAGATTAGCCCGAGCGCTGTGTGGGCGAGGTTCAGTCCTGTCCCGGGTCATCAGGGGTCATCACTGTCCTGTCTGATATCTGTCCTACAGGACAACTCCTCCACTGCTCCAACATTCTCTACATACCCACAACCACCGGCTCTGGAGCTCGGATATTGTCTGGGATTCTAATAAACAGTATTGATTGTTGTAACAGTATTATAACAGTTTAGCTATAGGTAATAATTGCTTACCCCAAGAAATATGTTATAATCTATttatatttgattttaccaaattgaaaacctctggaatataatcaagaggaagatggatgatcacaaaccatcaaaccaccaaactgaactgcttgaatttttacaccaggagtaaagcagcataaagttatccaaaagcagtgtgtaagactggtggaggagaacatgatgccaagatgcatgaaaattttttttctgaactcttaaaactttatgaatatgaacttgttttctttgcattatttgaggtctggaagctctgcatcttttttgctagatggttgcattggtgttgataggtggttgctgtgcaGCAGCAATAACTTACCTTTTGCTCCTGTCATgcctaaaacaaataaaaaaaatctggggtTTAGAAGTAACATGAAGGTTTGACCCTGAAgatccaagagagagagagagagagagagagagagagagagaaagatagagagagagagagttagtggGGAGGAGCTTATGTTGTTCATATCTGCATATGTCCACGCCAGTAGAATAGAGGCATGTTTCTGTAATGTGTGCATCATGtggttttgttttgtatattgGATTTGTTAActggtttaatggtttaactggtttattatgggctgtagagggagTCTTTCTTTTGGGGAACATTGttctaaacagtgtgtgtgtgtaaaaatatcCTTGTATTTAGCAGAACGCGGCTGTTTTTAGGTCTATACTGGCCGTTATACTGTTTCTTTGATGAATTTGATATAAAACTTATATAACTGTGAGAAGTCAGTGAGTTTTGTTGGTATTGCTGTGGAGGGGAAAGTCCTGCACCCCCGGCTCCCTCTCTATCACTCCGTTTGGGACGAGGCCTGAGAACAGTGTGAGAGGCGTGGCTGGGCGTGATCAGGCGTGAGGTCAGGGGTTCTAAACCCGAGCAGACGGTCGCTGGAAGCGCTGTGTCCTCCTGCTGAACCCCGACTGCTGCCCCCGGAGCCCCGGAGCCAAAATAACAGAATACATATGATATCAGTTCCACTAAAGACCTGCAGAGAGACCCTCAGCCGCCAAtactctcagagagagagagagagagagagagagcgggagggagagagagagagtgagagagataaaacatTAAGAGATAAAAAAGGGGAGACAGATAGAGCTGGAGAGAGTAAGACAGGTCAAGAGTCTAGCTACAACCATCTGATTGCTCAGAGAGACAcaacaatagagagagagagaatgagggagagagagagagagacagagagaacgagggagagagagagagagagatagagagaacgagggagagagagagagagggaatcgTTAGGACAGGATGTCTCAGATTAGGCATGAAGTTCTTTATCCATAACATCAGCTCATCTCACTACTTCTGTCCACACCTTTCagccaactctctctctctctctctctctctctctttctccgtctctttctctctctctctccctcgccctCTCGTTCACGTGGCGGGTGGATGATGGATGGAGCAGTGAGGAGATGAGTTGGCTCCGCCGCTGTTTGAGTTGGAGCGACTCGATAAGCATCTATTCAGCTCCCATTTTtcatcagagaaagagagagagagagtaaaagagagagagagaaactgagaaagagagagagagagtaaaaaagagagagagagaaactgagaaagagagagagagagagagtaaaagagagagagagagagtaaaagagagagagagtaaaagagagagagagaaactgagaaagagagagagagagagagagtaaaagagagagagagagtaaaagagagagagagaaactgagaaagagagagagagagagagagtaaaagagagagagagagtaaaagagagagagagtaaaagagagagagagaaactgagaaagagagagagagaaactgagaaagagagagagagagtaaaagagagagagagagagtaaaagagagagtttGGCTCTGAGCATCATTAAGTGGAGCAGGAGTTTAGGTGTATGacatcacctctctctctctctctctctttgtgagtACAGTACAAAACCTGATTATCTGAATTTATTTAATCACAACATCACAATCCCACCTATTTAgagatattttaaataaattaactttaattaaatCTAATCTCAGATAACGTCGTGTAATCTTAAATTATTTAAGACTTTAAGCCCAGGAGCTGAAGTCATAAATGAGGCTTGGGTTAGGGTAGAGATCTATTTAGtgcctgttggttcctctatgctggatataagatgagattgagagggttgggtttggaggttctacaggttctgtttggatcctgcagcacatttacccacagatgttgctacagctgggcctgtagatcctgtagctctacactcgtaggttgaagctgaagctgagtcccagctgctccataaatgctggattggtgataaatctggagagctgcaggacgaggaagtgctgcaatctggtggaacattatcctgctgaaaaatgacaaTACCTTACAAATTAACAATAAACGATAAAACGTAACATCAACGTTACATTTAATGAAACACTCCCTTGGCTGAATGATGTAGTAACTCAGGTTCTATTGGTTCTATTGTTCTGTATCTGTACAGATTGTTTCTGCAGGACCGTAACTGTATTTTTCGTTTCTCTGAGCACAGTGTGAGTGTATAATCTGTCAGTATAATCTAATGTTTGGGTGTTCCAGGTTAGTAATGGGCTGGATGTGTATCTATTGTAGATCTCTGTGGTGGTCTGTTACAGTCCGAGTTTATCACAGTCACTGAGAGCCGCAGTGATTTATAGGGAGGAGCCTCGCCGGTCAGGCAGGAGGCCACACTATTCCATTACAGACAAAAACACTCCACACTCCCTGAAGCTGAGGAGCACTAAAGCTGTTAGACTCGGTTTTCTATTCGATTAAAGTTTCAATAAAGTTTTTAATGCCTTCATCAAACCTTTCACCCCTCAAAAAGTTCAGACTGTGAAGCCCAGAAAGTTCTGAAAGTCTAAAGCCAACTAcaactatctatctatatatatatatatatatatatatggtacttTAAAGTGTATAAGATAGTGCAtgtagtgtagggtagtgtagggtagtatagagactATAGTATATAagaatagggtagtatacagTAGATAATATCGGGTAGTATTGGATGCTATAGGTATAATAGGGTTTGTATAGGTATATAGTACCCTCTCTATAGCACCAAAGCTAATTACACTAAATAATTTATCTCAGCCATATGAGTGTTTAGGcctaaaaaaaacaccacatatgttgaaacagatgcaaataaacataaatacagtaaaaagtaaaaaagatttctcatttttaggtTAGTAAGATCAGTAAAATTTGATTTAGCAAACCTGGTGTTGATTGATaagatgagaactagaaataactccaTTAAATCTCTAttatgaggagagattaggagatgctttaaggaaaacagggctgtaaaagctttgctttttgtaaaattaaattgAATGAGTAAGAGAAGTATAGTTGATATAGGGAAGCATAGGAAGTACAGGGTAATATAGAAAGTATAGTAGTACAGGGTACTATATAGAACATAGGGGAGTATTAGGGTAGTACAGAGAGTATAaggtagtgtagagtagtgtatggtatatatatatatatatatatctgtagtGTGGAAAGTGGTTCAGCATCTCTGTGGCTCGTAGGGAAAACTCTCTGTTCTCACTGGTGTAAAATGAACAGACGCTTATTAAATTATGAAGATTGATTTGCTCAAACTCCTCTGTCTTCTGTTTTTATTGTAACGTGtgactttttctctttctctctctctctctctctctctctctccctctgggtAGAACTGTTGGCAGTGGTGGAGAAGGGTGAACAGCACTCCATGAACACAGgggagtatagtgagtataaggtagtataggatagtgaTGGATGTACGAGTAGTGGTGGGGTTGGTGTGTTGGTGGTAGGGGTTGTAGGGGTATTTGtaatggtggtgttggtggtagaGGTCGTTGGTTATGGTGGTCGGATTGGTGTTGGTGGTGATGGTGACGGTGCTGATGGTGGTAGGAATGGTGTTGATGTTGATGGTAATGGTGGTGATAGTGGTATGATTGGTGTTGGTGGTGATGGTGACAGTGGTGATAGTGGTAGGAGTGGTGTTATTAATAGGATGTTGGTAATGGTGGTTATGTTGGTAAAAAtggtggtgatgttggtgatttTGGTAGAATTGGTGATTATGGagttggtggtggtgttggtggtttgAGTCA
The sequence above is drawn from the Astyanax mexicanus isolate ESR-SI-001 chromosome 19, AstMex3_surface, whole genome shotgun sequence genome and encodes:
- the LOC103026168 gene encoding golgin subfamily A member 5 isoform X2; protein product: MRRFFSSGRDEDYSQIQYLTAKCTRLTHENVLERECLSSRERERALQVELESLSVQLCQKEHTCQDLRLHHNQLLDTLKQQRERVQFLEQRVVSVAEEGAREAALLSFQLEQVGCELQQLQSSELQLQGLVDELHQEADDEVKKAEDLQTELREEAQLSAKQKEDMKRKLARKSQEVEELQEANHALQEELSEQHSAHRRTVEELQQENSGSVQKLREMAEQFEWLCDQQRNWMCCIKRFKDCLSDEKEALVLQVKRLQEELADLKKNSDSEDTSPEDPATHCNRWDVEVMGDLQVEADRWRTRYSDLFSKLTTQPGSQGKWNEDGHLKPP
- the LOC103026168 gene encoding golgin subfamily A member 5 isoform X1 — its product is MRRFFSSGRDEDYSQIQYLTAKCTRLTHENAVLERECLSSRERERALQVELESLSVQLCQKEHTCQDLRLHHNQLLDTLKQQRERVQFLEQRVVSVAEEGAREAALLSFQLEQVGCELQQLQSSELQLQGLVDELHQEADDEVKKAEDLQTELREEAQLSAKQKEDMKRKLARKSQEVEELQEANHALQEELSEQHSAHRRTVEELQQENSGSVQKLREMAEQFEWLCDQQRNWMCCIKRFKDCLSDEKEALVLQVKRLQEELADLKKNSDSEDTSPEDPATHCNRWDVEVMGDLQVEADRWRTRYSDLFSKLTTQPGSQGKWNEDGHLKPP